The following coding sequences lie in one Arabidopsis thaliana chromosome 3, partial sequence genomic window:
- a CDS encoding NAD(P)-binding Rossmann-fold superfamily protein (NAD(P)-binding Rossmann-fold superfamily protein; FUNCTIONS IN: molecular_function unknown; INVOLVED IN: biological_process unknown; LOCATED IN: endomembrane system; CONTAINS InterPro DOMAIN/s: Male sterility, NAD-binding (InterPro:IPR013120); BEST Arabidopsis thaliana protein match is: fatty acid reductase 6 (TAIR:AT3G56700.1); Has 167 Blast hits to 159 proteins in 23 species: Archae - 0; Bacteria - 3; Metazoa - 20; Fungi - 4; Plants - 140; Viruses - 0; Other Eukaryotes - 0 (source: NCBI BLink).), whose translation MATVDLGSVRLFSFCFLARERLFVTGKIVLVIKANDQEAAKKRLYFQFHPSILSKLLPVVEDIAEDNLGVDSETSLKISEEIDIIISSAATTTFDDSLWNFTGPWRIYSDACQRGNNLRERESDITLSIKGKKKLKYFVAMAKLYEPYAFFQAP comes from the exons ATGGCTACCGTCGATCTCGGTAGCGTTAgacttttcagtttttgttttcttgcaaGGGAAAGGCTATTCGTCACCG GGAAGATCGTCCTTGTAATTAAAGCCAATGATCAAGAAGCAGCCAAGAAGAGACTCTATTTCCAATTCCATCCTTCAATTCTT AGCAAGTTACTTCCAGTAGTTGAAGACATTGCAGAAGATAATCTTGGGGTGGACTCTGAAACATCACTCAAGATTAGTGAGGAGATTGATATCATTATCAGTTCTGCTGCTACCACAACCTTTGACGACAG CCTATGGAATTTCACCGGTCCTTGGAGGATTTATTCAGATGCATGTCAAAGAGGGAACAACTTGCGAGAAAGGGAGTCAGATATTACATTGAGTAtcaaaggaaagaagaagctaaagtatTTTGTGGCCATGGCCAAATTGTATGAGCCTTACGCGTTCTTTCAAGCTCCGTAA
- a CDS encoding Pentatricopeptide repeat (PPR) superfamily protein (Pentatricopeptide repeat (PPR) superfamily protein; CONTAINS InterPro DOMAIN/s: Pentatricopeptide repeat (InterPro:IPR002885); BEST Arabidopsis thaliana protein match is: Pentatricopeptide repeat (PPR) superfamily protein (TAIR:AT1G55630.1); Has 44102 Blast hits to 13509 proteins in 285 species: Archae - 3; Bacteria - 33; Metazoa - 397; Fungi - 634; Plants - 41680; Viruses - 0; Other Eukaryotes - 1355 (source: NCBI BLink).), with product MNLALVLGTNVVRKAYRFLFISRKFCNGNFGGNEIDNGFPDLDCGFDEDSNISELRSIDREVISVRSRFLESANHSASRVLVTLQLDESGFNSKSVLDELNVRVSGLLVREVLVGILRNLSYDNKARCAKLAYRFFLWSGEQECFRHTVNSYHLLMKIFAECGEYKAMWRLVDEMVQDGFPTTARTFNLLICSCGEAGLAKQAVVQFMKSKTFNYRPFKHSYNAILNSLLGVKQYKLIEWVYKQMLEDGFSPDVLTYNILLWTNYRLGKMDRFDRLFDEMARDGFSPDSYTYNILLHILGKGNKPLAALTTLNHMKEVGIDPSVLHYTTLIDGLSRAGNLEACKYFLDEMVKAGCRPDVVCYTVMITGYVVSGELDKAKEMFREMTVKGQLPNVFTYNSMIRGLCMAGEFREACWLLKEMESRGCNPNFVVYSTLVSYLRKAGKLSEARKVIREMVKKGHYVHLVPKMMKYRR from the coding sequence ATGAACTTGGCACTTGTTTTAGGCACAAATGTAGTTCGTAAAGCTTATCgctttctcttcatctccaGAAAATTCTGCAATGGGAACTTTGGTGGTAATGAAATCGATAATGGTTTCCCTGATTTGGATTGTGGATTTGACGAGGACTCCAATATCAGTGAGCTCAGAAGCATCGATCGAGAAGTGATCTCTGTTCGGAGTAGGTTTTTGGAGAGTGCCAATCATAGTGCGTCTCGTGTTCTCGTGACATTGCAGCTAGATGAATCTGGATTCAATTCAAAGTCAGTTTTAGATGAATTGAATGTTAGAGTCTCAGGGCTTCTAGTGAGGGAGGTTCTTGTAGGGATCTTAAGGAACTTGAGCTATGATAATAAGGCAAGATGTGCGAAACTAGCTTATAGATTCTTCCTGTGGTCTGGAGAACAAGAGTGTTTTAGGCACACAGTGAATTCTTATCATTTGCTTATGAAGATATTTGCAGAGTGTGGAGAGTACAAGGCAATGTGGAGGTTAGTTGATGAGATGGTTCAAGACGGATTCCCGACAACAGCGAGGACGTTTAATCTGTTGATTTGTAGTTGTGGTGAAGCAGGTTTAGCGAAACAAGCTGTTGTGCAGTTCATGAAGTCCAAGACTTTTAATTACCGACCTTTCAAACACTCTTATAACGCGATTTTGAATTCTTTGCTAGGTGTAAAACAGTATAAATTGATTGAGTGGGTTTACAAGCAGATGTTAGAAGACGGGTTTTCGCCAGATGTTCTGACTTATAACATTCTCTTGTGGACAAACTATAGGTTAGGGAAAATGGATAGATTCGACAGGCTGTTTGATGAGATGGCTCGAGATGGGTTCTCTCCGGATTCTTACACATACAACATTTTGCTGCACATTTTGGGGAAAGGGAATAAACCTCTCGCTGCTCTTACTACGTTGAACCATATGAAGGAAGTAGGAATCGACCCGAGTGTCCTCCACTACACTACTTTGATAGACGGTCTGAGCCGTGCAGGGAATCTGGAGGCGTGCAAGTACTTTCTAGATGAAATGGTGAAAGCTGGGTGCAGACCGGATGTTGTTTGTTACACAGTGATGATAACAGGGTATGTTGTATCTGGAGAGCTCGACAAGGCAAAGGAGATGTTTAGAGAGATGACAGTGAAAGGGCAATTACCGAATGTATTCACATACAACTCAATGATTCGCGGGTTGTGTATGGCGGGAGAGTTCAGAGAGGCGTGTTGGTTGTTAAAGGAAATGGAATCTAGAGGGTGTAACCCGAATTTCGTAGTGTATAGTACATTGGTGAGCTATTTAAGAAAGGCAGGGAAGCTTTCAGAAGCTCGCAAGGTAATAagagagatggtgaagaaAGGACATTATGTTCATTTAGTTCCAAAGATGATGAAATATAGGAGatag
- a CDS encoding VQ motif-containing protein (VQ motif-containing protein; CONTAINS InterPro DOMAIN/s: VQ (InterPro:IPR008889); BEST Arabidopsis thaliana protein match is: VQ motif-containing protein (TAIR:AT2G44340.1); Has 66 Blast hits to 66 proteins in 11 species: Archae - 0; Bacteria - 0; Metazoa - 0; Fungi - 0; Plants - 66; Viruses - 0; Other Eukaryotes - 0 (source: NCBI BLink).) — translation MVRNSMKAEYDIDHLPHQTFYGDYSKTLVPMNKNSQIITKIKPKIRIIHIFAPEIINTDVKNFRTLVQSLTGKPEITKTGSKKKITNTNFPAPPGLPQDSGQEHTAELDNRIIGSHVVKEEWGSSSNTNTYFDFDGLIDLDEDDNIFSSRWFDLQQQ, via the coding sequence ATGGTGAGAAATTCTATGAAGGCTGAGTACGATATAgatcatcttcctcatcaaACCTTTTATGGTGATTATTCAAAAACTTTGGTTCCCATGAACAAGAACTCCCAAATAATAACCAAGATCAAGCCTAAGATCCGTATCATCCATATATTTGCTCCCGAGATCATCAACACCGATGTCAAGAACTTCCGCACACTCGTCCAAAGTCTAACCGGGAAACCGGAGATCACCAAAACCGGTTCTAAGAAAAAGATAACCAACACAAATTTTCCTGCGCCACCGGGTTTGCCTCAAGATTCCGGCCAAGAACATACGGCTGAACTGGACAACAGAATAATAGGGAGCCACGTGGTGAAGGAAGAATGGGGATCAAGTTCAAACACAAATACTTACTTTGATTTTGACGGTTTGATCGATCTTGATGAAGACGACAACATATTCTCAAGTCGATGGTTTGatcttcaacaacaataa
- a CDS encoding Major facilitator superfamily protein gives MFAAIFNIGWAATQVSHMAMVNCISLNSTSRVALTSSRNAFTMVANLGLYAIALVVFGVIKAGSKEDTETQYRWIAYSSITIGCCFVVIFLMGTKEPRLRIDLKETSRARIPWVYWFRKILYYQVAMVYLLTRLVLNVSQAYLAFFVIDDLQMDQSAKALVPAIIYICSFVVSVLLQEIPWNGKRLKAYYTAGGIIWIFCGAAILLLPRDISSFMYAISVFIGIANALMMVTAISMQSVLVGAEVGGCAFVCGSLSFLDKMSCGLALYVLQSHQTTSPRGQLNNNQQSVYLSVTRYGLGLVPALCSFVGVAVTFFMELEAAGSLSKPLLREPLLE, from the exons ATGTTTGCAGCTATATTTAACATTGGATGGGCTGCTACTCAAGTTTCCCATAT GGCTATGGTTAATTGTATTTCATTGAACTCAACAAGCAGAGTTGCTTTAACAAGCTCTCGTAACGCGTTTACTATG GTTGCTAATCTTGGCTTATATGCGATTGCTTTAGTAGTATTCGGTGTTATTAAGGCTGGTTCAAAAGAAGATACCGAAACTCAG TATCGCTGGATTGCATATTCATCTATCACAATTGGATGCTGCTTTGTGGTCATATTTCTTATGGGGACAAAAGAGCCAAG GCTGAGGATAGATTTGAAAGAAACTAGCCGAGCGAGAATACCGTGGGTCTATTGGTTCCGGAAAATTCTGTACTATCAAGTTGCCATGGTTTACCTCCTCACTCGATTAGTATTGAATGTTTCTCAG GCATATCTTGCGTTCTTTGTTATCGATGATTTGCAAATGGATCAATCCGCTAAAGCTTTG GTTCCTGCAATTATCTATATCTGCAGCTTTGTTGTATCGGTTCTGCTTCAG GAGATTCCATGGAACGGGAAACGCTTGAAGGCGTATTATACAGCTGGTGGTATAATTTGGATATTCTGTGGTGCAGCAATTCTTCTATTGCCTAGAGACATAAGTTCTTTCATGTATGCGATATCTGTCTTTATCGGCATCGCGAATGCATTAATGATG GTAACAGCAATCAGTATGCAGAGTGTGTTGGTTGGTGCAGAAGTCGGTGGTTGCGCATTTGTTTGCGGCTCGTTGAGCTTCTTAGACAAGATGTCTTGTGGACTTGCTCTATATGTTCTTCAGTCACACCAAA CTACTTCACCTAGAGGCCAACTAAACAACAACCAACAAAGTGTTTACCTTTCAGTTACAAGATACGGTTTAGGTCTTGTTCCAGCATTGTGCTCGTTTGTTGGTGTCGCTGTAACGTTCTTTATGGAGCTCGAAGCTGCTGGATCATTATCGAAGCCTCTGCTGCGTGAGCCGTTACTAGAATGA
- a CDS encoding RING/U-box superfamily protein (RING/U-box superfamily protein; FUNCTIONS IN: zinc ion binding; EXPRESSED IN: 24 plant structures; EXPRESSED DURING: 15 growth stages; CONTAINS InterPro DOMAIN/s: Zinc finger, RING-type (InterPro:IPR001841), Zinc finger, C3HC4 RING-type (InterPro:IPR018957); BEST Arabidopsis thaliana protein match is: RING/U-box superfamily protein (TAIR:AT2G44330.1); Has 9920 Blast hits to 9845 proteins in 282 species: Archae - 0; Bacteria - 98; Metazoa - 2725; Fungi - 927; Plants - 4887; Viruses - 7; Other Eukaryotes - 1276 (source: NCBI BLink).) yields MSSSTTTTTTVHGEPERRTYWCHECDMSLSLLSSSDSDSDSSPLLCPQCRVDFLERMDHDSSSSNLFDVTIGDFEEQDGENDDEDDEEDWCFVDPAVNSDDNFLLDSPYLHRLLRHLASDNSGSSSSSSSSSSSSLLKSSDIDSIPTIQISSSLLCSTDDSDPDSVLLCAVCKEDFIIGESARRLPCSHIYHSDCIVPWLSDHNSCPLCRFELPTTAKVGIGGSEAEMRIRLSDLATIAADGDDVEDDWLGIRNALRRLARRHEQMRLGVGEMERNLARTVSGLGIGMRRREEIEADRSNVTTTPL; encoded by the coding sequence ATGTCGtcttccaccaccacaacAACCACCGTCCACGGCGAGCCTGAACGACGAACTTACTGGTGTCATGAATGCGATATGAGTTTATCCCTCCTCTCCTCCTCCGATTCCGATTCCGATTCCTCTCCTCTGTTATGTCCCCAATGCCGTGTCGATTTCCTCGAACGTATGGATcacgattcttcttcttctaatctcTTTGACGTTACCATCGGTGATTTTGAAGAACAAGACGGAgaaaacgatgatgaagacgacgaagaagattgGTGTTTCGTTGATCCAGCTGTTAATTCCGATGATAATTTCCTCCTCGATAGTCCTTACCTTCAccgtcttcttcgtcatctCGCTTCCGATAATTCAggatcgtcttcttcttcctcgtcttcatcttcttcttcgttattGAAATCTTCAGATATCGATTCGATCCCCACGATTCAGATCTCGTCTTCTTTGCTCTGTTCCACCGATGATTCAGATCCAGATTCCGTTTTACTCTGCGCCGTTTGCAAAGAGGATTTCATCATCGGAGAATCTGCTCGGAGATTACCGTGTAGTCATATATACCACTCCGATTGCATCGTCCCTTGGCTCTCGGATCATAACTCGTGTCCGCTTTGTAGATTTGAGCTCCCTACGACGGCGAAGGTGGGAATCGGTGGCTCAGAGGCTGAGATGAGAATCAGATTATCGGATCTGGCTACGATTGCTGCAGATGGTGATGATGTGGAAGATGATTGGCTTGGAATCAGAAACGCGTTGAGAAGACTGGCTCGTCGTCATGAGCAGATGAGATTGGGAGTGGGAGAGATGGAGAGGAATTTGGCTAGGACTGTTTCAGGTCTTGGAATTGgtatgagaagaagagaagagattgaagcAGACAGAAGCAACGTCACAACGACGCCTTTGTAA
- a CDS encoding F-box family protein, which translates to MGIGWSLHNRDGTQILHGSGAIHPTQSPTEAEAEALRLAVLDLRRLGYSHVTFCGDLKLIYDTLQRCALRGNNASWKYLHIATYLADVLKISKLCSFNFIHISRDANDIADRLAKQARCNGLDYVICWTSSSLVLNVKQRNYVTDIYNDVNNISSINAFQDLAGSLDELKTTSFIVVLTFWVCFLIKTPIKFRIEGTTPSFSGSVFALLHDSGTFISMDAKMFDTICSRDAISWLPDEVLGKILSLIPTKQAVSTSLLAKKWRTIFRLVDHLELDDSFSLQAVKDQTPGLRKHVRFVFTEDFKIFVDRTLALQCDYPIKNFSLKCHVSKYDERQKACVGRWISNVVGRGVFELDLRMKDPGIHFLPPHLVASKTLVKLTLGTQLCLGQLPSYVSLPSLKSLFIDTIVFYDIEDLCCVLLAGCPVLEELSVHHHDFIATPHTISSPTLKRLSVDYHCPDDVDSASHMSFDLPKLVYLEYSHCALGEYWQINLESLVEAKLDLGLERKVLRMDVTDLIIGIRNVQSLHLSPDSVHVIYSYCRHGLPVFKNLVNLSFGSKNKRGWRLLANLLKQSTKLETLIVKDLNGYTGDVSMPLNKVTSLHILGYRGTADEVKQLKSFIGEFECLELVQVDVAEAAEDNGKILQSKRDLMMLLGVSLPSKCQFKVT; encoded by the exons ATGGGAATTGGCTGGTCCCTGCATAATAGGGATGGAACACAGATACTTCATGGTTCGGGTGCTATACACCCAACCCAAAGTCCAACAGAAGCCGAAGCGGAGGCCCTTCGTCTTGCAGTTCTTGATCTTCGTCGACTGGGTTATTCACATGTCACATTCTGCGGAGATCTCAAGCTCATATATGATACGCTGCAAAGATGTGCACTACGGGGAAACAATGCATCATGGAAGTACCTCCATATTGCAACCTATCTAGCTGACGTTCTTAAAATCTCAAAGCTTTGCAGCTTTAACTTTATTCATATTTCTCGTGACGCAAATGATATAGCAGATAGGTTAGCAAAACAGGCTCGATGTAATGGTCTTGACTATGTAATTTGTTGGACTTCATCTT CTCTTGTTTTGAATGTGAAACAACGTAATTACGTAACTGATATCTACAATGATGTCAACAATATTAGCAGCATCAATGCCTTCCAAGATTTAGCAGGGTCATTGGATGAACTCAAAACAACAAGTTTCATTGTCGTTTTGACGTTCTGGGTTTGTTTCCTTATTAAG ACTCCGATCAAATTTCGAATCGAGGGGACAACGCCATCATTCTCTGGATCTGTTTTCGCCCTTCTCCACGATTCAG GCACTTTTATCTCTATGGATGCCAAAATGTTTGACACAATCTGCTCGAGAGATGCGATCAGCTGGCTCCCTGACGAGGTTCTGGGTAAAATATTGTCTTTAATCCCCACCAAACAGGCTGTTTCAACATCTCTCCTTGCTAAAAAGTGGAGGACTATCTTTAGATTGGTGGATCATCTCGAGTTAGATGACTCTTTCTCGCTGCAAGCCGTAAAGGACCAAACACCAGGTCTCCGTAAACATGTGAGGTTTGTGTTTACGGAGGACTTCAAGATTTTTGTGGATCGAACTCTGGCTTTGCAATGTGATTATCCGATCAAGAATTTCTCTCTAAAATGCCACGTTAGCAAGTACGATGAGCGTCAGAAAGCTTGTGTTGGCCGCTGGATATCTAATGTCGTAGGGCGCGGTGTTTTTGAACTGGACCTAAGGATGAAAGATCCAGGTATACACTTTCTGCCTCCTCATCTCGTCGCAAGCAAAACACTGGTTAAGCTGACGCTAGGCACACAGCTCTGTCTTGGACAGCTTCCTTCATATGTGTCACTTCCATCTCTTAAGTCTCTCTTCATTGATACGATAGTTTTCTACGACATTGAAGATTTGTGTTGTGTGCTACTTGCTGGTTGCCCCGTGCTTGAGGAGTTATCAGTTCATCACCATGACTTTATAGCAACGCCTCACACCATATCGAGTCCAACCCTTAAGAGACTATCAGTTGATTACCATTGTCCTGATGATGTTGATAGTGCTAGTCATATGTCATTTGACCTCCCAAAACTTGTCTACCTTGAGTATTCTCACTGCGCCTTGGGTGAGTATTGGCAAATTAATCTGGAGTCCCTTGTCGAAGCTAAGCTGGACCTTGGTCTGGAAAGAAAGGTCCTAAGGATGGATGTAACGGATCTCATTATAGGGATAAGAAACGTCCAGAGCCTGCATCTTTCTCCTGATTCTGTTCAT GTGATTTATTCATACTGTAGACATGGGCTCCCGGTGTTTAAGAATCTTGTTAATCTATCTTTTGGGAGTAAGAATAAGCGAGGTTGGAGATTACTGGCAAATCTGCTTAAGCAGTCTACGAAGCTTGAAACTCTAATTGTCAAG GATCTAAATGGTTACACTGGCGATGTCTCCATGCCTCTGAACAAAGTGACGTCGCTGCATATTCTTGGTTATCGAGGAACTGCGGATGAGGTTAAACAATTGAAGAGCTTTATAGGGGAATTCGAATGTCTTGAACTGGTTCAAGTGGATGTTGCAGAAGCTGCAGAGGATAATGGCAAAATATTGCAAAGCAAAAGGGATCTAATGATGCTGCTTGGAGTTTCACTTCCATCCAAGTGCCAGTTCAAAGTCACATAA
- a CDS encoding Major facilitator superfamily protein (Major facilitator superfamily protein; FUNCTIONS IN: molecular_function unknown; INVOLVED IN: transmembrane transport; LOCATED IN: membrane; EXPRESSED IN: 25 plant structures; EXPRESSED DURING: 15 growth stages; CONTAINS InterPro DOMAIN/s: Major facilitator superfamily MFS-1 (InterPro:IPR011701), Major facilitator superfamily, general substrate transporter (InterPro:IPR016196); BEST Arabidopsis thaliana protein match is: Major facilitator superfamily protein (TAIR:AT2G44280.2); Has 1328 Blast hits to 1310 proteins in 435 species: Archae - 0; Bacteria - 1041; Metazoa - 121; Fungi - 3; Plants - 58; Viruses - 0; Other Eukaryotes - 105 (source: NCBI BLink).), with product MTGGSEEDPFTKPIGRWSVFFYGVGHMLNDITASCWFTYLLLFLTQIGLSPRDAAIVMLSGQVADAFATIFTGELIDRFGHFKIWHAAGSLLVAISFSSVFGGCLPCSILHNDSLTLETFSYSMFAAIFNIGWAATQVSHMAMVNCISLNSTSRVALTSSRNAFTMVANLGLYAIALVVFGVIKAGSKEDTETQYRWIAYSSITIGCCFVVIFLMGTKEPRLRIDLKETSRARIPWVYWFRKILYYQVAMVYLLTRLVLNVSQAYLAFFVIDDLQMDQSAKALVPAIIYICSFVVSVLLQEIPWNGKRLKAYYTAGGIIWIFCGAAILLLPRDISSFMYAISVFIGIANALMMVTAISMQSVLVGAEVGGCAFVCGSLSFLDKMSCGLALYVLQSHQTTSPRGQLNNNQQSVYLSVTRYGLGLVPALCSFVGVAVTFFMELEAAGSLSKPLLREPLLE from the exons ATGACCGGAGGAAGTGAGGAGGATCCATTCACAAAACCCATTGGAAGATGGTCTGTCTTCTTCTATGGAGTAGGGCATATGCTTAATGACATTACTGCTTCTTGTTGGTTCACTTACCTCCTCCTATTCTTGACCCAAATTGGTCTCTCCCCTAG aGATGCAGCCATTGTTATGCTCTCTGGCCAAGTTGCTGATGCATTTGCTACTATCTTCACTGGTGAATTG ATTGATAGGTTTGGACATTTCAAGATTTGGCATGCTGCAGGATCATTACTGGTTGCAATCTCGTTTTCCTCCGTTTTTGGAGGTTGTCTGCCTTGTTCGATCCTCCATAACGACTCTTTAACACTTGAAACCTTCTCCTACAGTATGTTTGCAGCTATATTTAACATTGGATGGGCTGCTACTCAAGTTTCCCATAT GGCTATGGTTAATTGTATTTCATTGAACTCAACAAGCAGAGTTGCTTTAACAAGCTCTCGTAACGCGTTTACTATG GTTGCTAATCTTGGCTTATATGCGATTGCTTTAGTAGTATTCGGTGTTATTAAGGCTGGTTCAAAAGAAGATACCGAAACTCAG TATCGCTGGATTGCATATTCATCTATCACAATTGGATGCTGCTTTGTGGTCATATTTCTTATGGGGACAAAAGAGCCAAG GCTGAGGATAGATTTGAAAGAAACTAGCCGAGCGAGAATACCGTGGGTCTATTGGTTCCGGAAAATTCTGTACTATCAAGTTGCCATGGTTTACCTCCTCACTCGATTAGTATTGAATGTTTCTCAG GCATATCTTGCGTTCTTTGTTATCGATGATTTGCAAATGGATCAATCCGCTAAAGCTTTG GTTCCTGCAATTATCTATATCTGCAGCTTTGTTGTATCGGTTCTGCTTCAG GAGATTCCATGGAACGGGAAACGCTTGAAGGCGTATTATACAGCTGGTGGTATAATTTGGATATTCTGTGGTGCAGCAATTCTTCTATTGCCTAGAGACATAAGTTCTTTCATGTATGCGATATCTGTCTTTATCGGCATCGCGAATGCATTAATGATG GTAACAGCAATCAGTATGCAGAGTGTGTTGGTTGGTGCAGAAGTCGGTGGTTGCGCATTTGTTTGCGGCTCGTTGAGCTTCTTAGACAAGATGTCTTGTGGACTTGCTCTATATGTTCTTCAGTCACACCAAA CTACTTCACCTAGAGGCCAACTAAACAACAACCAACAAAGTGTTTACCTTTCAGTTACAAGATACGGTTTAGGTCTTGTTCCAGCATTGTGCTCGTTTGTTGGTGTCGCTGTAACGTTCTTTATGGAGCTCGAAGCTGCTGGATCATTATCGAAGCCTCTGCTGCGTGAGCCGTTACTAGAATGA